CGACGACATGGGCCTCGGCAAGACCGTCACGCTCATCGCCCTCCACCTGCGCCGCGCCCGCCCGGAACCGACCCTCGTCGTCTGCCCCGCCTCACTCCTCGGCAACTGGCAGCGCGAGATCCGCCGCTTCGCGCCCGGCGTGCCCGTCCGCCGCTTCCACGGCGCCGCCCGCACCCTCGACGGCACCGACGGCGGGTTCGTCCTCACCACGTACGGCACGATGCGCACCAGCGCCGCGCAGCTCGCCGCACAGCCGTGGGGCCTGGTCGTCGCGGACGAGGCGCAGCACGTGAAGAACCCGTTCTCCGCCACGGCCAAGGCGCTGCGCACGATTCCCGCCCCCGCCCGCGTCGCCCTCACCGGCACGCCCGTCGAGAACAACCTCTCCGAGCTGTGGGCCCTGCTCGACTGGACCACCCCCGGCCTCCTCGGCCCGCTGAAGGCGTTCCGCGCCCGGCACGCCCGCGCCGTCGAGAACAGCGAGGAGATCGAGAACGAGGAGGCCGTCGAGCGGCTAGCCCGGCTCGTCCGCCCCTTCCTGCTGCGCCGCCGCAAGTCCGACCCGGGCATCGTCCCCGAGCTGCCGCCCAAGACCGAGTCCGACCACCCCGTGGCCCTCACCCGCGAGCAGGCGTCCCTCTACGAGGCGGTCGTCCGCGAGACGATGACCGCCATCGAGGAGTCCCGGGGCATGGCCCGCCGGGGCCTGATCATGAAGCTGCTCACCTCGCTCAAGCAGATCTGCAACCACCCGGCGCAGTACCTGAAGGAGGACACGCACCGGCTCGCGGGCCGCTCCGGGAAGCTGGCCCTCCTCGACGAGCTGCTCGACACGATCCTCAGCGAGGACGGCTCGGTCCTCGTCTTCACCCAGTACGTGTCCATGGCCCGGCTCCTCACCTCCCACCTGACGGCCCGCGCCATCCCCTCCCAGCTGCTGCACGGCGGCACCCCGATCGCGGAGCGGGAGCGGATGGTCGACCGCTTCCAGGCCGGCGACGTCCCCGTCTTCGTCCTGTCGCTGAAGGCAGCGGGCACCGGCCTCAACCTCACCCGCGCCGGGCACGTCGTCCACTACGACCGCTGGTGGAACCCGGCCGTCGAGGAACAGGCCACCGACCGCGCCTACCGCATCGGGCAGACCCAGCCCGTCCAGGTCCACCGGCTGATCGCGGAGGGCACCGTCGAGGACCGCATCGCCGAACTCCTCGCCTCCAAGCGGGCGCTGGCCGACGCCGTCCTCGGCTCCGGCGAGGCCGCCCTCACCGAGCTGACCGACCGCGAGCTGGCGGACCTCGTGTCGCTGAGGAGGCCGTCGTGACCCTGAGGAGGCCGTCATGACCCCCCGACCCGCCGCCGCGAACCGGCCCGCCCCGCGCCGCCCCGGAAGCGGCGGCCTCCGCGCCGCGCTGCCCGCCCACGACGACCGGCGCCGCACCTTCCCGGCACTGCCGTCCGTCCCCGGCGGGAACGGCGGGTTCGCCACCACCTGGTGGGGCAACGCCTGGGTCGCCGCCCTGGAGGAGACCGCCCTCGACCCGGCCCGCCTCGCCCGCGGCCGCGCCTACGCGGGCCGGGGCCTCGTGGACGCCGTCACCGTCACACCCGGCCGCGTCACGGCGTACGTCCACGGCAGCCGCGCCCGCCCGTACCGCACGCAGATCCGGCTCCAGGTCCTCGGCGACGACGACTGGGAGACGTTCCTCGACGCCGCGGCGGCCCGCCCCGACCACATGGCGGCCCTGCTCGACAAGGACGTCCCCCAGGCGCTGGCCGACCTCACCGACCTCCTCCCGCACGCCGGGGACCTGATCCCCGACTGCTCCTGCCCCGACGACGGATACCCCTGCAAGCACGCCGCCGCCCTCTGCTACCAGGCGGCCCGCCTCCTGGACGAGGACCCGTTCACGCTGTTCCTCATGCGCGGGCGCGGCGAGCAGGAGATCCTCGCCGCGCTCGGCCACCGCAGCGCCGCCGCCTCCGCCGCCGAGGCCGGGGCCGCGCCGCCCCCGCCCGTGGCCACCGTGCCCGCCCGCGAAGCCGTCACGGCGGTACGGACGGCCGCACTGCCTCCGCCGCTGCCGCCCCCGGCCCACCCCGGCCGCCCGCCCGTCTACCCGGAGGCGCCCGGCGCGCCCGACCCGCTCGCCCTGGAGCTCCTCGCCACCGAGGCGGCCGCCCGCGCGCACACCCACCTGACCACAGGGCACGACCCGGTCGCGGGCCTCACCCCGTGGCAGGACGCTGTCCGGCTCGCCGCCGCCCACCCCGGCTCCGGCCTCACCGCCGGCACCCGCGCCCTGTACCGGGACATCGCCGCCGCCGTGGACCGCACACCGGCCGACCTGGCGCGCGCCGTCGCCGCCTGGCGCCAGGGCGGACCAGCCGGACTCGCCGTGCTGGAAGAGGCCTGGGACCCGCCCGCCGGGCCCTTCGACCGGGCCAGACCCGCCCTCACCGCCGCCGACTTCCCGCACTTCCGGCCGTGGCGCAACAGGCTTTCCACCGCCACGCTCCAGCTCCGCTACGGCCGCGACGGGCTCTGGTACGGCTACGAGTCGGACGCGGGCCGCGAGGACTGGTGGCCGCGCGGCACCCCGGACCCCGACCCGGTCGGAGCGCTCGCCGGACTGCTCGGCACCTGAGCGTTACGCTGCAAGCCTGTTCGTGCTGACGATCGGTCGACCCCAAGGGGGAGCGGTGGAAGCGGAGTTGGTGGCGCTGGCGTCGACGGGGGCGGCTGCCCTCGTGCAGCAGATGGTCGGCGAGGCGTGGGAACAGACCCGGGGGCGGGTCGCCGCGTTCTTCGCCCGCCGCTCGGGCCAGGACGTGGCGGTGATCGACGGGGAGCTGGAGGAGGCCAGGGCCGAGCTGGTGGACGCCGAGCGGTCCGGTGACGAGCAGGCCAGGGACGAGGCGCTCACCGAGTGGCGCAGCCGCATGCGCCGCGCCCTGCGCAACGACCCGGAGGCGGCCGGGGAACTGCGCGCCCTGCTGGACGAGTTGAAGGGAACGGAGGCCGCGCCCCGGCAGGTCGTGGAGACCCACAACACGATGACCCACAGCACCGTGCACGGCGGCACGGTGATCCAGGCCGGCACGGTCGGCAGCATCAACTCCGGCGGTGAACGGGCCGGGTGACCTTCACCCCCAAGGGCGGGGACCGTGGAGGTGGCGTGACAGTCCGCTTCAAACGTCCCTCGATAGGGTGAATGCGGGGTGCGCCGTAACCCGTCCGGACGCCGGGCGCGTTAACCGGAGTGCGGGCGAGTGCCCGTGACGAACTCCGGAAGGCAGGAAGCCATGAGGCACAGTCGCCGAAATGGTCTGGTCATTCTGATGGCCACGAGCGGCGCGCTCGCGCTGGCCGCCGGCTCGGCGCAGGCCGACGCCGGCGCGTCGGGCGCGGCGGTCGGCTCGCCCGGACTGATCTCGGGCAATGGGGTGCAGCTGCCGGTGCACGTCCCGGTCAACGTCTGCGGGAACACCGTGAACGTGGTGGGCGTGCTGAACCCCGCGTTCGGCAACGGCTGCGCGAACAAGGGTGGCGGCGCGCACGGCTCCCACCAGGACAAGCCCGGCACGTCCCACGGCTCCGGCCACGGCGGCAAGGGCCAGGGCGGGCGCGGCAGCGGCAACGGGGGCGGAGCGACCGCCGACGGCGCCGCCGTGGGCTCACCCGGCGTGATCTCCGGCAACGGAGTGCAGCTCCCCGTGGACCTGCCGGTCAACGTCTCGGGGAACTCGGTCAACGTCGTCGGCATCGGCAACCCGGTCTTCGGCAACACCTCCGACAACGGCGGCGCCGAGCCGCCCACGCAGGTCACCCCGCCGAAGCCCGCCGAGCCCGCAGAGCCCGCGAAGCCCGCCGAGCCGACCACGCCGCCGAAGAGCGACGAGCCCGCGAAGCCCGCCGCGCCCAAGCCCGCCGCGGAGGCACCCGCACACGCCCCGACCCTCGCGGTCACGGGCACCGGCGACCTCGTCGGCATCGGCCTGCCCGCCGCGGGGCTGCTCATTGCCGGGGCGATGATCTACGGCCGCTCCCGCCGGTCGTCCGCCCGCGCCTGACCGGCCCCGGGCGGCCCCTCGGGGAGTCCGTCACCGGGGCCGGGACGCCAGGACACCAGTACGGCCTCGATGGCCGGGGCCACCCGGACCCGGGCCTGGTACCGCGGCACCCCGCTCAGGAGCAGCGCGTCGTACGGGGTGTCCCGGTGCCGCACCGACGCCCGTACGGCCGCCGTGACCGCGCCCTCGTCCAGGGCGCGCCCGGCAGCCGTACGGCCCACCCGTCCGCTGCCGCGCACCGAGGCGTGCGCGGCGATCTCGGCGGCCCGGTCGGCCGGGCACCCGGGGAACAGGCGCCGTATCTCCGCCTCCAGCGCCGCCGTGAACGCCGCGTCCTGGGCCGCGCGCCGCTCCGCGTCCCTGGCCCTGCGCCGCGCCCGCGCCCCGGCGTCGGCCCGGCACGCCGCCTCAGCCCGGGCCAGGGCCGCCTCCTCCACGAGGATGCCCTGCCGCTCGTACCGGGTGCGGCGCCGGTCGTGCCGTACGACCACCGCCCAGCGGCCGCTCGCCTCCCGGGCGCGCCGGGTGAGCGCCGCGTCGCCGCGCGGCAGGTAGACCAGGTGCGCCAGCTCGGCGCAGTACAGGCAGAGCGGCGCGGACTCCTCCACCACCATCCGCCGCAGCGGGCCCCGGCGGCACCGCGAGCAGCGGGCGCGCGGGCGGCGTGGCTCGACCACCACGACCGGGTCTCGCGGCACGGCACACCTCCCCCGGGGAAGCCGTACGACGCTGAGGTCATCCCCGCGCCGCCCCCACCCCGAAACCGCCCCGGCGCCCGCCGCGTTCACCCGGAACGCGGCCACCGCACCACGCGGCCGCCGCGCGGCCACCGCACCACGCGGAACCGTCCCACCGCGACGGGCCGTCCTCCCGAGTCTCGGCGCCCGGACCCGGTGGACGGCCGCCTGTGGCGGGAGCGCCGCACCGCCCCCGCCCGCCCCTGCCCTTGCCCCGACCCCGGCCCTGCCCTGGCCTGCCCCGGCCCCGGCCGGAGCCTGCGCGCACCGGGCCGGAGGGAGGGCCGGGCGGCCTACTGCCGGTAGCCGCTGAGGAAGCGCCCGATCCGGCTGATCGCCGCGTCGAGGTCGTCGGCGTACGGCAGCGTGAGGATGCGGAAGTGGTCGGGGCGCGGCCAGTTGAAGCCCGTGCCCTGCACGACCTGGATCTTCTCCCGCAGCAGCAGGTCCAGGACGAACTTCTCGTCGTCGTGGATCGGGTGCACCTTCGGGTCGAGGCGGGGGAACGCGTACAGCGCGCCGCGCGGCTTCACACAGGACACGCCCGGGATCTCGTTCAGTTTCTCCCACGCCCGGTCGCGCTGCTCGTACAGCCTGCCGCCCGGCGCGGTCAGCTCCTTGATGGACTGCCGTCCGCCGAGCGCCGCCTGGATCGCGTACTGCGCCGGGGCGTTGGGGCACAGCCGCATGGAGGCGAGCATCGTCAGGCCCTCCAGGTAGTCGCGGGCGTGCTGCCTGGGGCCGCTGACGACGAGCCAGCCGGAGCGGAAACCGGCCACGCGGTACGTCTTCGACAGACCGCCGAAGGTGAGGACGACCAGGTCGGGCGCGAGGGCACCGGCCGGGTGGTGGACGGCGTCGTCGTAGACGATCTGGTCGTAGATCTCGTCGGCGAGGACCATCAGCTGGTGGCGGCGGGCCAGGTCGAGGATGCCCTCGACCACCTCGCGCGGATAGACCGCACCCGTGGGGTTGTTGGGGTTGATGATGACCACGGCGCGCGTACGGTCGGTGATCTTCGCGGCCATGTCGTCCAGGTCCGGGTACCAGTCCGACGACTCGTCGCACAGGTAGTGCACCGGCCGCCCGCCGGCGAGCGTGGTGACCGCCGTCCACAGCGGGAAGTCCGGCGCGGGGATGAGCACCTCGTCGCCGTCCTCGACCAGCGCCTGGACCGCCATGGTGACCAGCTCGGAGACGCCGTTGCCGAGGTACACGTCGTCCACGCCGACATCGGTCAGCCCCATCGCCTGGTAGCGCTGGGCGACGGCGCGGCGGGCGGAGAGAATGCCGCGCGAGTCGGTGTAGCCGTGCGCCTGCGGCAGCATCCGGATCATGTCCTGGACGATCTCCTCCGGCGCCTCGAACCCGAACAGGGCCGGGTTGCCGGTGTTGAGGCGCAGGACGCTGTGGCCCGCCTCCTCCAGCGCGTTGGCGTGCTCGATCACCGGGCCGCGGATCTCGTAGCAGACCTCGCTCAGCTTGCTCGACTGCCGGAATTCCATACGGCGACCTCCACGGAATGGGTGTTGCTTGGTTTTACCAAGTGTGAGCTTGGAAAGTCCAACAAGACGTCTAGACTGCGTCGTATGCCACGTCCGAGCACGCGTTCCACCGACCGCCGCCGCAGCTACGACCAGTACTGTGCCGCCGCCCGCGCCCTCGACGCCGTCGGCGACCGCTGGACCCTGCTGATCGTCCGCGAACTCCTCGCCGGACCCCGCCGCTACACCGACCTCCACGCCGACCTGCCGGGCGTGAGCACCGACATGCTCGCCACCCGGCTGAGGGACATGGAGCGCGACGGCCTCGCCACCCGCCGCCGTCTGCCGCCGCCGTCGCCCGCGTACGTGTACGAGCTCACCGACCGGGGCCGCGCACTGCTGCCCGTACTGCGCGCCCTCGCGCGCTGGGGCGCCCCCGCCCTGGACGCGCCGCGCCCCACGGACGCCGTGCGGGCCCACTGGTTCGCCGTGCCGCTGCTCGACGCGCTGGAGGCGGCGGGCGAGCCGGGGACGGTGGAGGTCCGCCTGGACGAGGGCGTGTTCCACGTCCGCCTCAGCGGCGAGGACGGCGTCGCATACGGGGACGGGCCCGCCGAGGCGCCCGACGCCCGGCTCCGCATGGACGCCGCGACCTGCGCGGAGGTGGGCGGCGGCGAACTGACGCTGGCGGCCGGGGTGAAGGCGGGGCGCGTGGAGGTGGCGGGGGAGAGCGCACTGGCCGCCGCGCTCCGTGGCGAGTCGGGACGCGGCTGAGACGCGCCCGGGGACGGGCGGGGCGTCGAGCCGCGGCCCTGGGCCGGCAGGGCTGGGCGTCTTGGCAGGATGAGGGCGTGCGACTGGAACCGATCACCTGGGAACGGCTCACCGACGCGCTCGCCGCGCACCTGGACGGGCTGCGCCCTTCCGACGGAGGCCCCTGGCTGAAGGCCGGCATCGACGGCGCCCCCGCGGCGCGCCCGGGTGACCTGGCCGACGCCGTGGCGCGGGAGCTGCGGCTGCGCGGGCGGGACGTCATCTCGGTCGGCACGTCCGGGTTCCTGCGCCCGGCGTCGCTGCGGTTCGAGTACGGCAAGGAGGAGCCGGACGCGTACTACGGCGGCTGGTTCGACATGGGCGCGCTGTGGCGGGAGGTGTTCGGGCCGCTGGAGCCGGACGGCACCGGACGCGTCCTTCCCGACCTGTGGGACCCGGTCACCGACCGCGCGACGCGCAGCCCGTACCGGCCGCTCGCGCCCGGCGGGGTCCTGCTGCTGCACGGACCGTTCCTGCTCGGGCACTGGTTCCCTTTCGACCTGACCGTGCACCTGAGGCTGTCCCCGGCCGCGCTGGCCCGCCGCACGCCCGAACGCTGGACGCTCCCGGCCTTCGAGCGGTACGCGGCGGAGGTCGCCCCGGCGGACACGGCGGACGTGGTGGTACGCGCCGACGACCCCCGCCATCCGGCCTGGACCCCGCTCCCGAGCTGACCGCCCGCCACAAGGACCGGCCCCCGGTGGCGGACTGCCCCCGGCGGCCGACCGATCCCGGCGCGCTGCCCGCCTGGCGCGGCTTGGCCCCGGCGGCCGACCGCCACCGCGCGGTCCGGACGCCCGCCCACGCCCCCCGGCCCTACTCCGGACGTCCGGCCACCATGGCTCCCGGCCCTGCTCCGGGCACCCGCCCCGGCCACGCCCCCGCCCTGCTCCGGACGCCCGCCCGCCGCGCACTCGCCCTACCCCGGACGCCCGCCCGCCACCGTCACCGCCTCGGCGCCCGCGTGGCAGCCCGCCTCCGCGGCCTCCGCCACCGTCGCCCCGGCCAGCCGCGCCGCGAGGAAGCCGCCCGCGAAGGCGTCGCCCGCCCCCGTGGTGTCGAGCGGCCGCACCCGCCGCGCCGCCACTCGCGCCACCACCTCACCGGCCTCCGCGACCAGCGCCCCCGCCGCGCCCAAGGTCACGGCGACCAGCCGGTGGCGGCGGCTCAGCGCGGCGGCCGCGGCCTCGGGCGCGGAAAGCCCCGTCAACAGCGCCGCCTCGTCGGCGTTGGGGAACAGCAGGTTCGCACCCGCCACGGCGGCCAGGAACCGGTCCACGCCCAACTCCCCGGCGAACCCCGTGGACGCCGGGTCCACGCTCACCGGAACGCCCCGCTCCCGCGCGTCCGCCATCGCGAGCGCCGCCGTGTCCCGGCTCGTCGCGGCGAAGAACAAGTAGCCCGACAGGTGCAGATGGCCCACCCCGTCCAGCAACCGCGCCGACCAGTCGGCGGGCGCGAGCCGCAGTACCGCCCCGCTGTCCGTGAGGAACGTCCGCTCCCCACCGGCCCGCCCGTCCACCAGCGCCACCACCGTCCCGGTCGGCGCCTCCGGGTCCCGGACGAGCAGCGGACGTACCCCGGCCCGGCGCAGCGCCGCCTCGTGCCAGGCCGCCTCGCCCGCGCCGACCCGCCCCAGCAGCCGTACGTCGGCGCAGCCTGAACGCGCCGCCCAACAGGCCGCGTTCGCCGCCGCCCCGCCCGGCAGGACCCGGATCCGGGCGGCGGTGTCCGTGCCGGGCGCCAGCGGCTTGGCGTGCCTGGCCACCACGTCGGTGACCACGTCCCCCACCAGCAACAGCCCGCTCACAGCGCCTCAGCCGCCCCACCAGCCCCCATCACTCCGCTCGCCCCACCATCCTCACCGACCCCGGCATCCTCGCCCGGCCCTTCCGTCGCTTCCGCCGCCCACGCCGCCGCGACCCGCGCGGCCAGCCGGACGTTGCCGCGTACCGCCGCCAGGTTCGCCTCCAGGGACGCCCCGTCCGTGTGCCGTACCAGGTACTCCAACAGGAACGGTGTCACCGCCTGTCCCGTGATGCCCCGCTCCCGGCACTCCGCCAGGCCCTCCGCGAGGACCCGGTCGTGCAGCGCCGGGTCCAGCTGCTCGTTCTCCGGCACCGGGTTGGCGACGACCAGCGCCGCCTCGGGCCCGCCCAGCGCGTCCGCCGCGCGCATGACCGCCGCCACCTCCTGCGGCGACCCCAGCGTCCAGTCCACCGGCTCGCCCGACGACGCGATGTAGAAGCCGGGGAAGCGGTCCGTCCCGTACCCGGCCACGCCGACGCCCAGGGTCTCCAGCCGCTGGAGCGTCGCCGGCACGTCGAGGATCGACTTCACGCCCGCGCAGACCACCGTGATCCGCGTCCGCGCCAGCAGTCGAAGGTCCGCCGACTCGTCCTGCGTCCGCGTCCACTCCCGGTGCACCCCGCCGAGCCCGCCGGTCGCGAACACGCGCAGGCCCGCCCGCGCCGCCAGGAACGCCGTGGCCGACACGGTCGTCGCCCCGCTGGCGCCCGCCGCGACCGCGAGCGCCAGGTCGCGGTGGCCCAGCTTCCGTATCGCATCGTCCGCCGCGACCCGCTCCAACTGGCCCTTGTCCAGCCCGATGCGGGGCACCCCGTCCAGTACGGCGATCGTGGCCGGGACGGCGCCCCCGGACCGTACGAGCGCCTCCAGCTCCTCGGCGACGGCCAGGTTGCGCGGGCGCGGCAGCCCGTGCGCGATGATCGTCGACTCCAGGGCGACCACCGGGCGGCGCGCGGCCAGCGCCTCCCGTACCTCTTCCGACAACACGACTGCGGTCTGGGACATGACCCATCCCTGGCGCGCCGGGCACACGCCCAAACCTCACGGCTCCCGCAGCCTCCTCCTCGTACGCTGCCCCCATGCGCACCCCCACGGCCCGGTACTTCTACGACGACCTGGCAGCCGACTACGACCTGCTCTACGCGGACTGGGACGCGAGCGTCGCCCGGCAGGGCACGGCCCTGGACGACCGCGTCACGCGCGCGCTGGGCCCCGGCACGTACGACGTGCTGGACTGCGCGTGCGGCATCGGCACCCAGGCGCTCGGCCTCGCCGCCCGGGGCCACCGGGTCACCGGTACGGACCTGAGCCCCGT
This genomic window from Streptomyces thermolilacinus SPC6 contains:
- a CDS encoding chaplin — protein: MRHSRRNGLVILMATSGALALAAGSAQADAGASGAAVGSPGLISGNGVQLPVHVPVNVCGNTVNVVGVLNPAFGNGCANKGGGAHGSHQDKPGTSHGSGHGGKGQGGRGSGNGGGATADGAAVGSPGVISGNGVQLPVDLPVNVSGNSVNVVGIGNPVFGNTSDNGGAEPPTQVTPPKPAEPAEPAKPAEPTTPPKSDEPAKPAAPKPAAEAPAHAPTLAVTGTGDLVGIGLPAAGLLIAGAMIYGRSRRSSARA
- a CDS encoding nucleoside/nucleotide kinase family protein produces the protein MRLEPITWERLTDALAAHLDGLRPSDGGPWLKAGIDGAPAARPGDLADAVARELRLRGRDVISVGTSGFLRPASLRFEYGKEEPDAYYGGWFDMGALWREVFGPLEPDGTGRVLPDLWDPVTDRATRSPYRPLAPGGVLLLHGPFLLGHWFPFDLTVHLRLSPAALARRTPERWTLPAFERYAAEVAPADTADVVVRADDPRHPAWTPLPS
- a CDS encoding pseudouridine-5'-phosphate glycosidase; translation: MSQTAVVLSEEVREALAARRPVVALESTIIAHGLPRPRNLAVAEELEALVRSGGAVPATIAVLDGVPRIGLDKGQLERVAADDAIRKLGHRDLALAVAAGASGATTVSATAFLAARAGLRVFATGGLGGVHREWTRTQDESADLRLLARTRITVVCAGVKSILDVPATLQRLETLGVGVAGYGTDRFPGFYIASSGEPVDWTLGSPQEVAAVMRAADALGGPEAALVVANPVPENEQLDPALHDRVLAEGLAECRERGITGQAVTPFLLEYLVRHTDGASLEANLAAVRGNVRLAARVAAAWAAEATEGPGEDAGVGEDGGASGVMGAGGAAEAL
- a CDS encoding carbohydrate kinase family protein — protein: MSGLLLVGDVVTDVVARHAKPLAPGTDTAARIRVLPGGAAANAACWAARSGCADVRLLGRVGAGEAAWHEAALRRAGVRPLLVRDPEAPTGTVVALVDGRAGGERTFLTDSGAVLRLAPADWSARLLDGVGHLHLSGYLFFAATSRDTAALAMADARERGVPVSVDPASTGFAGELGVDRFLAAVAGANLLFPNADEAALLTGLSAPEAAAAALSRRHRLVAVTLGAAGALVAEAGEVVARVAARRVRPLDTTGAGDAFAGGFLAARLAGATVAEAAEAGCHAGAEAVTVAGGRPG
- a CDS encoding pyridoxal phosphate-dependent aminotransferase, which gives rise to MEFRQSSKLSEVCYEIRGPVIEHANALEEAGHSVLRLNTGNPALFGFEAPEEIVQDMIRMLPQAHGYTDSRGILSARRAVAQRYQAMGLTDVGVDDVYLGNGVSELVTMAVQALVEDGDEVLIPAPDFPLWTAVTTLAGGRPVHYLCDESSDWYPDLDDMAAKITDRTRAVVIINPNNPTGAVYPREVVEGILDLARRHQLMVLADEIYDQIVYDDAVHHPAGALAPDLVVLTFGGLSKTYRVAGFRSGWLVVSGPRQHARDYLEGLTMLASMRLCPNAPAQYAIQAALGGRQSIKELTAPGGRLYEQRDRAWEKLNEIPGVSCVKPRGALYAFPRLDPKVHPIHDDEKFVLDLLLREKIQVVQGTGFNWPRPDHFRILTLPYADDLDAAISRIGRFLSGYRQ
- a CDS encoding SWIM zinc finger family protein, coding for MTPRPAAANRPAPRRPGSGGLRAALPAHDDRRRTFPALPSVPGGNGGFATTWWGNAWVAALEETALDPARLARGRAYAGRGLVDAVTVTPGRVTAYVHGSRARPYRTQIRLQVLGDDDWETFLDAAAARPDHMAALLDKDVPQALADLTDLLPHAGDLIPDCSCPDDGYPCKHAAALCYQAARLLDEDPFTLFLMRGRGEQEILAALGHRSAAASAAEAGAAPPPPVATVPAREAVTAVRTAALPPPLPPPAHPGRPPVYPEAPGAPDPLALELLATEAAARAHTHLTTGHDPVAGLTPWQDAVRLAAAHPGSGLTAGTRALYRDIAAAVDRTPADLARAVAAWRQGGPAGLAVLEEAWDPPAGPFDRARPALTAADFPHFRPWRNRLSTATLQLRYGRDGLWYGYESDAGREDWWPRGTPDPDPVGALAGLLGT
- a CDS encoding winged helix-turn-helix transcriptional regulator yields the protein MPRPSTRSTDRRRSYDQYCAAARALDAVGDRWTLLIVRELLAGPRRYTDLHADLPGVSTDMLATRLRDMERDGLATRRRLPPPSPAYVYELTDRGRALLPVLRALARWGAPALDAPRPTDAVRAHWFAVPLLDALEAAGEPGTVEVRLDEGVFHVRLSGEDGVAYGDGPAEAPDARLRMDAATCAEVGGGELTLAAGVKAGRVEVAGESALAAALRGESGRG
- a CDS encoding DUF2293 domain-containing protein, translating into MPRDPVVVVEPRRPRARCSRCRRGPLRRMVVEESAPLCLYCAELAHLVYLPRGDAALTRRAREASGRWAVVVRHDRRRTRYERQGILVEEAALARAEAACRADAGARARRRARDAERRAAQDAAFTAALEAEIRRLFPGCPADRAAEIAAHASVRGSGRVGRTAAGRALDEGAVTAAVRASVRHRDTPYDALLLSGVPRYQARVRVAPAIEAVLVSWRPGPGDGLPEGPPGAGQARADDRRERP